Proteins encoded together in one Mycolicibacter minnesotensis window:
- a CDS encoding acyl-CoA synthetase → MEFNLAQVFSAVSHAIPERDCVVFGDRRFSYQQIEDRARRLARALHERGLGTRRERCQLAPHESGQSHLALYLANGNEYIEGMLGAYHARVAPFNVNYRYVADELVYLLTNASTEAIMYHARFAPTLADALQQAGDRLPAMPLIHVDDDSGNAPLPGAVRYEDLLAETSADPLDLVLSPDDLYVLYTGGTTGMPKGVLWRQHDIFINAMGGREFGTGAIPTTLTEIVERARAARPAGSMTVAPLMHGAAQWAAFITLLGGRPFVMSTTTDRFDPVGTWDLAAQERIVSLSIVGDAFARPLADALEAGGPTLAEGLSGLLVLASGGAPFTAPIKQRLVNLLPHLSILDAGGSSETGAQMGQTTSRAQASTGRFTPNPGAVVVSEDMTRILSPGDDEIGWLAQQGQVPLGYLGDPEKSARTFPIIEDIRHSVPGDRARWDADGGIDLLGRDSVTINSGGEKIFAEEVEAAVSRHPAVYDVVVVGRPSERWGNEVVAVVQLARDADAEADDIVAEAANYIARYKLPKDVVFCAQVQRSPSGKADYRWAKEQAVAAQRV, encoded by the coding sequence GTGGAATTCAACCTCGCCCAAGTCTTCTCGGCGGTGTCGCACGCCATCCCAGAACGGGACTGCGTCGTCTTCGGAGACCGGCGGTTCAGCTATCAGCAGATCGAGGACCGCGCGCGCCGGCTGGCGCGCGCCCTGCACGAGCGCGGCCTCGGAACGCGCCGGGAGCGCTGCCAACTAGCCCCCCACGAATCCGGCCAGAGTCACCTCGCGCTCTATCTGGCCAACGGCAACGAGTACATCGAGGGCATGCTCGGTGCCTACCACGCCCGCGTGGCGCCGTTCAACGTCAACTACCGCTACGTCGCGGACGAACTGGTCTATCTGCTGACCAACGCCTCCACCGAGGCCATCATGTATCACGCCCGGTTCGCCCCTACGCTGGCCGACGCACTCCAGCAGGCCGGCGACCGGCTGCCCGCGATGCCGCTGATCCACGTGGACGACGACTCCGGAAACGCGCCGCTGCCCGGTGCCGTCCGCTACGAGGATTTGCTGGCGGAGACCTCCGCCGACCCGTTGGACCTGGTGCTATCTCCGGACGACCTCTATGTGCTCTACACCGGTGGCACCACCGGCATGCCCAAGGGCGTGTTGTGGCGCCAGCACGACATCTTCATCAATGCGATGGGGGGCCGTGAGTTCGGCACTGGGGCGATCCCTACGACCTTGACGGAGATTGTCGAACGCGCCCGAGCGGCCCGGCCGGCCGGCTCGATGACGGTGGCACCGCTGATGCACGGTGCGGCCCAGTGGGCCGCCTTCATCACCTTGCTGGGCGGGCGACCTTTCGTGATGTCGACAACCACCGACCGGTTCGACCCGGTCGGAACCTGGGATCTGGCCGCTCAGGAGCGGATTGTCTCACTGTCGATCGTCGGTGATGCTTTCGCTCGACCGCTCGCCGACGCCCTCGAAGCGGGCGGCCCCACCCTGGCCGAGGGCTTGTCGGGACTGCTCGTGCTGGCCAGTGGCGGTGCACCGTTCACCGCGCCGATCAAGCAACGGCTCGTGAACCTGCTGCCGCACCTGTCGATCCTCGACGCCGGGGGATCCTCGGAGACCGGCGCGCAGATGGGGCAGACCACCAGCCGTGCACAGGCCTCCACCGGCCGGTTCACCCCGAACCCGGGTGCGGTCGTGGTCAGCGAGGACATGACCCGCATTCTGTCGCCCGGTGACGACGAGATCGGGTGGTTGGCGCAGCAGGGGCAGGTGCCGCTGGGGTATCTCGGAGATCCGGAGAAATCTGCACGTACCTTCCCGATCATCGAGGACATCCGCCATTCGGTACCCGGGGATCGGGCGCGCTGGGACGCCGACGGCGGCATCGATCTGCTGGGCCGCGACTCGGTGACCATCAATTCCGGCGGCGAGAAGATCTTCGCCGAGGAGGTCGAAGCCGCAGTTTCGCGCCATCCCGCCGTCTACGACGTGGTGGTGGTTGGCCGGCCCAGCGAACGCTGGGGCAACGAGGTAGTCGCTGTGGTGCAGTTGGCCCGGGATGCCGACGCCGAAGCCGACGACATCGTGGCCGAGGCTGCCAACTACATCGCGCGGTACAAGTTGCCCAAGGATGTGGTGTTCTGCGCCCAGGTGCAGCGTTCGCCGTCGGGCAAGGCCGACTACCGCTGGGCCAAGGAGCAGGCGGTGGCCGCGCAGCGGGTCTGA
- a CDS encoding DedA family protein: MSVDVLLYAIPPVLVYLLVGGVIGLESLGIPLPGELMLVGAALMSSRHELSIDPAGVAAAAVVGAVIGDSIGYSIGRRFGMPLFDRLGRRFPNHFGPGHVALAERSFHRWGTSAVFFGRFIALLRILAGPLAGALKMRYQHFLAANVLGAICWAGGTTALVYYAGVAAEHWLSRFSWVALLVAVLAGVIGTLALRGRVGAQIAELEAEHRAEPDAVID, from the coding sequence ATGTCGGTGGATGTCCTGCTCTATGCGATCCCGCCCGTGCTGGTCTATCTGCTCGTCGGCGGTGTGATCGGGCTGGAGAGCCTGGGCATCCCGCTGCCGGGCGAGCTGATGCTCGTCGGTGCGGCATTGATGTCGTCGCGCCACGAACTGTCGATCGACCCGGCCGGCGTTGCCGCGGCGGCGGTGGTGGGGGCGGTGATCGGTGACTCGATCGGTTACTCGATCGGTCGGCGCTTCGGCATGCCGCTCTTCGACCGCCTGGGCCGGCGCTTCCCCAACCACTTCGGTCCCGGACACGTCGCGCTGGCCGAGCGGTCATTCCACCGCTGGGGCACCAGCGCCGTGTTCTTCGGCCGGTTCATCGCACTGCTGCGCATTCTGGCTGGTCCCCTGGCCGGGGCTTTGAAGATGAGATACCAGCACTTCCTCGCCGCCAACGTGCTCGGCGCGATCTGCTGGGCAGGTGGCACCACCGCATTGGTGTACTACGCGGGGGTCGCGGCCGAACACTGGCTGTCGCGGTTCTCCTGGGTGGCGTTGCTGGTGGCGGTCCTTGCCGGGGTTATCGGCACGCTAGCGCTGCGCGGGCGGGTCGGGGCCCAGATTGCCGAACTGGAAGCCGAGCATCGGGCCGAGCCGGACGCTGTCATCGACTAA
- a CDS encoding carotenoid oxygenase family protein produces MTHGSQPTADTAVHPGLQRYLDELSAGERQHASERLAGLDEADWLSFGVSEPQPVEYDYRVEQIEGSLPAGLAGTLYRNGPGRWEDHTGRPLHHLFDGDGMVSAFTLAAGQVHYRNRYVRTRHFRGKSGTRHLGTAATGGWLANVGRIPPNLANTNIVEHAGHLYALWEGGPPHEIDPVTLETRGVRRFGGRLRWMGSYSAHPSFCPRSGEMFNFGVEFIPRPHLRIYRTDVRGRLEHFRSARLPYLAMVHDFALTQRYLVFLVSPIIPDAMPIALGLTPLGDAMHYRPERGSVFILVPRDGGPIRRVECDAVLQFHLSNAYDDRGDVVVDAITYADGRLLGRIARFHTSSLSDAPSEFSRFRISAAGRVSREQLSDTPCEFPRHHGGYQGMAHRYAYVSSRRRLGSFYDSIAKLDLIDRSEASYTAEAAGNSFCEPVFTPRPDATAEDDGWLLTVEYQAAEHTSRLVIIDARDVGAGPVATAALKHHLPQGFHGSFSPGRAD; encoded by the coding sequence GTGACCCACGGTTCGCAACCGACGGCCGATACCGCCGTTCACCCAGGCCTGCAGCGATATCTGGATGAGTTGTCGGCCGGCGAACGTCAACACGCGAGCGAACGACTCGCCGGACTCGATGAAGCCGACTGGCTCAGCTTCGGGGTGAGTGAACCGCAACCGGTCGAATACGACTACCGAGTCGAGCAGATCGAGGGCTCGCTGCCCGCCGGCTTGGCGGGGACGCTCTATCGCAACGGCCCGGGCAGGTGGGAGGACCACACCGGGCGACCGCTGCACCATCTCTTCGATGGTGACGGAATGGTTTCGGCGTTCACCCTCGCCGCGGGGCAGGTGCACTACCGCAATCGTTACGTCCGCACCCGTCACTTCCGCGGCAAATCGGGGACCCGCCACCTGGGCACGGCCGCCACCGGCGGCTGGCTGGCCAACGTCGGAAGAATTCCGCCAAACCTTGCCAATACCAACATTGTTGAGCACGCAGGACATCTCTACGCGTTGTGGGAGGGCGGGCCGCCGCACGAGATCGATCCGGTTACCCTCGAGACCCGCGGGGTCCGTCGGTTCGGTGGGCGCCTGCGGTGGATGGGCTCGTACTCAGCGCATCCCAGCTTCTGTCCTCGGAGCGGCGAGATGTTCAACTTCGGTGTCGAATTCATTCCGCGGCCACACCTGCGTATCTACCGCACCGATGTACGTGGGCGGCTTGAGCATTTCCGCTCGGCCCGGCTGCCCTATCTCGCGATGGTGCACGACTTCGCGCTGACGCAGCGGTATCTGGTCTTTCTGGTGTCACCGATCATTCCCGACGCGATGCCGATCGCACTGGGACTCACGCCGCTCGGCGATGCCATGCACTATCGCCCCGAGCGTGGCAGCGTGTTCATCCTGGTCCCGCGTGACGGCGGCCCCATCCGTCGGGTGGAGTGCGACGCGGTCCTGCAATTCCATCTCAGCAACGCCTACGACGACCGTGGCGATGTGGTTGTGGATGCGATCACCTACGCCGACGGTCGATTGCTCGGGCGCATCGCGCGGTTCCATACCAGCAGCCTGTCCGATGCCCCCTCAGAGTTCTCCCGCTTCCGGATCTCCGCCGCCGGGCGGGTGAGCCGCGAGCAGTTGAGTGACACGCCGTGTGAGTTTCCTCGCCACCATGGCGGCTACCAGGGGATGGCGCATAGATACGCCTACGTGAGTAGTCGCCGGAGGCTGGGTTCGTTTTACGACTCGATTGCCAAGCTGGACCTGATCGACCGAAGCGAAGCCTCCTATACCGCTGAGGCTGCCGGGAATAGCTTTTGCGAGCCTGTCTTCACCCCACGGCCCGATGCCACCGCCGAGGACGACGGCTGGCTGCTCACGGTCGAATACCAGGCAGCTGAGCACACTTCCCGTTTGGTGATCATCGACGCTCGCGATGTCGGCGCCGGACCGGTCGCCACGGCCGCCCTGAAGCATCACCTGCCCCAGGGCTTTCACGGCAGCTTCAGCCCCGGCCGGGCAGACTGA
- a CDS encoding Clp protease N-terminal domain-containing protein encodes MADPTRLSPTVRLDDLINAITGVHDNPLERLTDAVLAAEHLGEVADHLIGHFVDQARRSGASWTDIGKCMGVTKQAAQKRFVPRPEAATLDPSQGFARFTLRARNAVVAAQNAAQRAHHAEITPEHLILGLLDDHEALAAALLTAQHIDPAVVAAAVTLPPGGTEPPVLIPFSGPARKALELTFRTALRLGHNYIGTEHLLLALLEAEDGDGPLHHAGVDRDRAETDLTDALAAITTDGAAPDAETTS; translated from the coding sequence ATGGCCGATCCGACCCGCCTGTCCCCTACCGTCCGCCTCGACGACCTGATCAACGCCATCACGGGCGTGCATGACAATCCCTTGGAGCGCCTGACCGACGCGGTACTGGCCGCCGAACACCTCGGGGAGGTGGCCGACCATCTCATCGGGCATTTCGTCGACCAGGCACGGCGATCAGGCGCGTCCTGGACCGATATCGGCAAGTGCATGGGAGTCACCAAGCAAGCGGCCCAGAAGAGGTTCGTACCGCGGCCCGAGGCCGCCACTCTCGATCCCTCCCAGGGCTTCGCGCGTTTCACCCTGCGGGCACGCAATGCTGTGGTGGCGGCCCAGAACGCCGCCCAGCGCGCCCATCACGCCGAGATCACCCCCGAGCACCTGATTCTCGGACTGCTCGACGATCACGAGGCGCTGGCCGCCGCACTGCTGACCGCGCAGCACATCGACCCGGCGGTGGTCGCGGCCGCTGTCACCCTGCCACCGGGTGGCACCGAACCACCGGTGCTGATCCCGTTCAGCGGCCCGGCCCGCAAGGCCCTGGAGTTGACCTTCCGCACCGCACTTCGTCTGGGGCACAACTACATCGGTACCGAACACCTCCTGCTGGCCCTGCTGGAGGCAGAAGACGGCGACGGCCCCCTGCATCACGCCGGCGTGGACCGGGACCGGGCCGAAACCGACCTCACCGACGCGTTGGCGGCGATCACCACAGACGGCGCTGCCCCCGACGCTGAAACCACGAGCTGA